The genomic segment TTCCATTTTAACAAACAGGTGTGTCTGTTTTTTTCAGGCTACCTCAATCTACAACGGTACAACGACTACGAGCTCATTTTTCATTGACTCTGAAGTGTCTATTGACAGCTTGTTACGCAAAGGGTGTCCGAAAACATCGCATTCGATCTCAAACACATCTCCATCATGAGTCTTGATGCCTTGAGATGCACTTAGTACTGCAGCACCGAAAAAGTGTACGTGTATATCACCAGGACGTTTGTGCGCTGAATATTTGAAGTGATGATGTTCTAAATTAGCAATTGAATGGGACATGTTTTCCTCACCTGTCAGGAAGTTTTCGCTCCACAATACCTTGCCGTCACGAATAATTCGCCCTGTACCTCGCACATCCTGTGGCAGCATTCCAATTCTAAGCTCGGGTCCTATTGCACACTGGCGTAGCTTCGAATGGGCTAGATATAAATAGTTTTGTTTCTCCATTACATGGTCTGAAAACTCGTTGCCCAAAGTAAAACCAATTCGTAGAGGGGTGCCGTCGTCTGCTATGACATACATTCCTGCAATTTCCACCTCTTCTCCACCATCGTCGGCGTAGCATGGTTGTTCAAGTGCCTTACCGGGTAAGACGAGACAACTTGCGTCCCCTTTATAAAACCACTCAGGTTGCACACCAATAGAGTCTGGATGCGGTCGCCCCCCTTCCAGACCCATTTTGAACATGCGCATTGAGTCCGTCATTTGCTCATCATTTTCTAACTTCGCGTGCATATTATTTCGTGCTTTAGCACTTCCTAAATGCGTCAAGCCTGTACCTGAAACTAGGCAACGTGAGGGTTCTGGATGATCAAGAGGTATAAGAAGCCGATCCTTAGAGATTAGATCACCTACATCAACGCATTCATCGCTTAGTGATGATGCGACCAACTCCATCAGAGGAATATTTTTTCGATGTGCTGTCAGCGCTAATAGGCGTACTGATTCGTACCCATTCACTATCTTATGGGAGGTTTCTCCATCTAAAGCTGCAGCAATCCGATGATAGCCCTCATTATCTTTAAACTGAATTAGTCGCATCTAATCACCTTTAGCTTTGAAGTTGTTGGCAAGCCACTTTAATTCGCTGAGTTGCCTCGCTGATTACCTCTGGAGGCGCTGCAAAGCATATTCTGAAGCATGGTGAGCATCCAAAAGCCTCGCCCGGAATTACAGCAACGTTTACTTGCTTAAGTAAGTAAGCTGCAAAGTCTGCATCGGATTGAATTTGAGTGCCATCGGGTGCTGTCTTACCAATAAGACCATCAATGGCAACGAATGCATAGAATGCTCCCTCTGGGGTGATGAAACTTAGGCCTTCTACTTCCTTTAGTCCAGTTACGAGTGCATCCCGCCTCTTTTGAAGAGAATCACGATGCTGATCAACGAAGTCTCTTGGTCCGTTAAGTGCGGCAATTGCAGCCGCCTGACTAATCGAAGATGTGTGTGTAATTGTCTGTGATTGAAGTGCATTAATTGCGTTAATCAATTCAGTAGGGCCTGCTACATATCCAACACGCCAGCCCGTCATGGCGTATGCTTTAGAAACTCCATTCAGGATAAGCGTCCGTTCACGCAGGGAAGGAACTACAGTTACGATAGAGGTTGCACATTTGCCATCGAATGCTAAATGCTCATACAGTTCGTCTGATAACACCCAAACATGTGGGTGTCTTTCAAGTACATCACCTAATGCTCGTAGCTCTTGAGTGGAGTACGTTGCCCCTGTAGGGTTATTAGGAGAGTTCAATATCAACCAGCGCGTACGTGGGGTGATTGAGGCTTCTAATGCTTCAGGTGAAAGTTTGTATCCATTGTGGGATGTCGTTGGCACGACTACTGCCCGTCCTCCTGCTAGGTTGACCATGTCGGGATAAGACACCCAATATGGTGCGGGAATAATAACCTCATCATCTTGCTCCAATGTTGCTTGAAGTGCATAAAAGATGAGTGGCTTTCCACCACACCCTACAGTGACCTGTTCAATTGAAAACTCAAGATCATTCTCACGAGCGAACTTCGCAACAACTGCTCTGCGAAGCTCAGCTGTACCTGCTACTGCAGTGTACTTAGTCTCTCCCGCTTGTATCGCTGCAATAGCTGCTTGTTTCACGTGCTCGGGAGTATCTGGCTCCGGTTCTCCAATAGATAAATTAATAACGGGATGGCCCTCTGCCACCAGTTGCTTTGCTAGTTGACTTACTACATCGGTAGCCGATTGCCTGATCGAACGGACGCGCTGATTGATAATTGTCATATTGTCTAACTCACTATAATTAAATTGGTCAAGCTTCTATCCAAGCGATTTACTACATGTGTAGATCATCACTCTGTTCATTCTCTGTCCGCCTGTAGACGTTTTAAAAATTACAACCCTGCAAAAAATGACATATAGATAGAATAAGACTGCTACGGTTAGTAAATTCACCATGAACGCCACAGTCTCTGTGTGGTGTGCTGATGATTTGTCAATGCGATAGCTGGTGATAAACCATCATGGTACCTAAGACTAAACTAGCCTTAGGTATGGGCTTATACTGACAACAGGTTTGTAAAGCCTGGTACACATTATTCACCCAGTGCTGAGAAAAATTTTGCTAAATTAATTTGTTTTTTTGTTAATATTTGGATGTTTCTTCTAATTTTTTAGAGGTGTGTATGAGCTACAAAACCGTGGGAGATCTCGATCGGATTGATCTTCAGATATTAGAGACACTTCAGGCTAACGGTCGGTTGACCATGGCTGAATTGGCGGAAAAAGTTTCTCTGTCACAGTCACCTTGCTGGAGGCGTGTACAACAATTGGAGCAGGCTGGTTTTATCGAGGGCTACCACGCACGACTAAGTCGGAAGCTTTTGGGGTTAGGAGTACATGGATTCGTGAATTTACGTATGAAAGATCACTCCCCTGCTACTGCCGCGGCATTTGAGCGCCAAATTGTGGCCTTAGCCGGGGCTATTTCCTGTCAGAATCTTTCTGGTGGTTACGACTATCAAATTGAACTTGTGGCTGCTGATCATGAAGCCTTTGCCAAGTTAGTGAGGGAAATACGATCTGTTGCTGGAGTATCCGAGGTGTATACCAGTTTCACTCTTCATGAGATTAAGAGTGGTGGTGCTTTACCCATTGGTTGAGCTTGATCTGGAAGGCTATTGCTTATAATCCTGCTAAACATCTATGTGATGGTGTTTGGATGCATTGCTCTAATATAAATTTGACAATATGTGGCCTAGATTGAATGTGGCCCAGTAAGTCGCAGTGTGCTCTAAGAAATTGAAATAATCTTCTAAATTTTCAAATTTTTATACTTTTTTTTAGCAAATTTTTCCTGATTCATGGATGGATAATACGACTAGTGTTGGGAGGTAAGCTGCCTAGGTAGAGTTGATAGTCATGCCTACCCGAGAAAAGTCAATCTTTGAAGGAGGTTATATTTTGCAGACATACACAACTGGTTTATTTGTCGGCCGTGCTTGGTCTCTGACTGAAAAGGGCCCCATCTTGATCACCATAAAAGATGGGATGGTATTTGATATTACACATCCTTCCATTCCAACAACACGAGACCTGCTGGAATTAGATGATCCTGCTGCTTGGATTGCGCAAGCTAACGGCAAATGTCTTGGTAAGCTCTCTGAACTGCTGACTAACAAACTAGAAGGTGTCAGGCTACTCGCCCCGTGTGATTTGCAAGCTGTAAAGGCCTGCGGGGTTACCTTTGCTCGTTCAATGGTCGAACGTGTTATTGAAGAGCGCGCTGGTGGTGATCCTGCAATTTCTGAATCAATCCGTAGCAGGATTGCTACCTTGATTGGAGATAGTCTTCGCAATATCAAAGCTGGTTCTGAAGAGGCTATGCGTGTCAAAGCTGCACTGATTGAGGAGGGTATTTGGTCTCAATATCTGGAAGTGGGTATTGGTCCAGATGCCGAGGTATTTACCAAAGCTCAAGCCATGTCAGCGGTCGGGCATCTCAGTAATGTTGGGCTTCATCCTATTTCTACTTGGAATAATCCCGAGCCCGAAGTTGTACTGGCCGTAAATAGCCAAGGTCAGATCAAAGGAGCGGCTTTGGGTAATGATGTAAACCTGCGAGATATTGAGGGACGTTCTGCTCTACTGCTTGGCAAAGCGAAAGATAACAATGCTTCTTGCGCAATTGGTCCTTTCATTCGTCTATTTGACTCCACCTTCAATCTAGATGATGTCCGTAATGCAGAGATCGACTTGCTGGTCGAAGGTGGGGATGGCTTTGTACTTAAAGGGCAAAGTTCAATGTCGCAAATCAGTCGTGATCCAGTTGATCTAGTGGCTCAAACGATTGGCAAGCATCACCAGTATCCTGATGGTTTAATGTTGTTTATGGGAACTTTATTTGCCCCGATAGAAGATCGTGATGTGGTGGGTCAAGGTTTTACCCATAAGATGGGTGATGTGGTCACTATCTCCAGTCCGAAACTGGGCAGTTTGCAAAATATTGTCCGTCTATCAACTGAATGCGACCCTTGGATATTTGGGGTTTCTCATCTGATGAGAAATCTGGCTGCTCGTGGGCTGTTGAAGAATGAGGAATTAGCATGAGTTTGCATAAAAACTATATTGCCGGGGAATGGGTAGGTTCAGACGGAAATCCAAATATCAACCCGTCCAATACCAATGAAGTGGTCGGTTTATACGCTTCTGCTTCTGTAGTCGATACCCAAGGAGCCATTGCGGCTGCAAAAGCAGCTTTTCCGGCTTGGTCACGTAGCGGTATTTTGACAAGACAAGCGATTCTAAAAAAAGCTGCTGATGAGATTTTTGCGCGCCGTGAGGAACTGGGTGCTTTGTTATCGCGTGAAGAAGGGAAGACTCTCGCAGAGGGTATTGGCGAAACCATCCGGGCTAGCCAGATTTTTGAATTCTTTGCAGGGGAATGTTTGCGCTTGAAAGGCGAAAGTGTTCCCTCAGTTCGCCCAAATATTGGCGTGGATATGACTCGCGAGGCAGTGGGTGTAGTTGGGATTATTACCCCATGGAATTTCCCTATTGCCATTCCTGCATGGAAGATCGCTCCTGCGTTAGCATATGGCAATACCGTGGTATTTAAGCCTGCGGATTTGGTGCCTGGGTGTTCGTGGGCAATTGTGGATATTCTTGTGCGTGCGGGCTTGCCACACGGCGTGCTGAACTTGGTGATGGGTAAAGGCTCAGTGGTCGGTCAGACGATGCTAGATAGCCCGGATATTAATGCCATTACCTTTACAGGTTCTACCAATACAGGCAAGCGCGTTGCGATGAGTTCCATCGAGCACAATCGCAAATATCAACTGGAAATGGGGGGGAAAAACCCATTTGTGGTACTAGATGATGCCGAGCTAGACGTTGCGGTAGAAGCTGCTGTGAACTCCGCCTTTTTCTCTACAGGACAGCGCTGTACAGCTTCGTCACGTATGATTGTAACCGAAGGTATTCATGATCGTTTTGTCGAAGCCGTAGTAACTCGTCTCAATGATTTGGTGATTGATGATGCGCTAAAAGCGGGTACTCATATTGGTCCCGTGGTCGATGCTAGCCAACTCAAACAGGATCTGGATTACATCGCTTTAGGACAGTCGGAGGGAGCCAAGCTAGCCTTTGGTGGGCGAGTACTAAGCCGTGAGAATCCAGGCTTCTATCTACAGCCGGCACTATTTACCGAAGCAACCAACCAGATGCGTATTTCTCGAGAAGAAATCTTTGGTCCAGTTGCATCGATCATCCGGGTAAAAGACTACGAGGAAGCGCTGCAGGTAGCCAACGATACGCCATTCGGCTTGTCTTCAGGCATTGCCACCACTAGCCTCAAATACGCTACCCACTTTAAGCGTAATGCCGAAGCTGGCATGGTGATGGTCAACCTACCAACGGCAGGCGTGGATTTCCATGTGCCATTTGGTGGGCGTAAAGGATCTTCTTACGGATCACGTGAGCAAGGTAGCTATGCTGTTGAATTCTTCACTACTGTTAAAACGTCATATACTCTTTCTTAACATAAGCTCTCATTCTTTCGGATGATGTCTCGGCATCCTGACTATCCCCTCTGCCTCAGTGTGGAGGGGTGAAGGAGGATGGGTACTTCATCTAGTTCTATCTAGCTAGTGGCAATAAACCTCACACTAACCTCCCTGTCGTTCATATCTTCCCTGTCCATATTCTCCTTCCCAAGTTTTTCTGTTTTTTGATCAGTGTGTAGATATAAAAACTGGTCTCCTCAGTAATGCATATCCAATATGTAATTAATGGATTCTTAGCAAAATAATGCAAAGCGAATGAACCAGAATAGTACTTCGCATTTAGATAATTTATCCCTAGTTATCAATGAAAAAATGCTCTTGAAGTGATGGGGTGGCAAGGGGTTATTTTTGTGCAAAATTTATCTAAAAATTTATGTTATTTCGAAAAACATTCCAAAATTTAATATTTTTTGAGCTGATAATGGTAAAAAATATTACCGAAAGTATCGAATAATGATTGAAGTTTTTAAATGCATTGCAGATGAATTATAGGATTAGAAGCGAGCTTTAAGACTGTGAGTGGGAATGTTCACTATGTGGGTATAGTGATTTCATATTAAGAAATACGCCGATATGTTCAATATTAAGTAACGAATTGAAGAGGGTTTCATGAAGAAACGATTATCTGGGAAACGGGCCCTTGTTACTGCTGCAGGACAGGGTATTGGACGTGCTGTAGTAGAAGCTTTTCTTGATGAAGGCGCGATTGTAGTTGCAACTGATTTAGATATTCAGTCGCTTCAATCACTTGAGAGTAATCGGAATCTACATATCAAACAGTTGGATGTTACAAATCATTCAGATATTTCAAACGTAGTCACTGAGTTTGAGTTTTTTGACATATTGTTTAACTGCGCTGGGATGGTGCATGTTGGCAACATATTGGACTCAACTGAGAATGAATTGGATGTTGCGTTTAATATTAATGTGAAAAGTCAATATCGCCTATTAAAGTCAGTATTGCCCGGAATGTTGGAAAAAGGCTGTGGTTCAATAATAAATGTTGCCTCAATTGTTAGTAGTGTAAAAAGTGCTCCAAATAGGTTTGTTTATACATGTACAAAAGCTGCTGTCGTTGGTCTAACAAAAGCTGTTGCGGCGGATTTTGTCAGCAAAGGAATACGGTGTAATGCAATTTGTCCTGGGACTATTGCAACACCCTCGCTAGATGAACGAATAAAAGATCAAGCCACATTACTAGGTGTTAGTGAATTGGATGTACAGAAATCATTTATGGATAGGCAGCCAATGAAAAGGCTTGGAACACCACAAGAGGTTGCTGCATTAAGTGTTTATTTAGCTAGTGATGAATCGTCATTTACAACCGGTACTGTACAAATTATTGATGGTGGCTGGTCTAATTAACAAGGAAGCTTAGATGAAACTTATTAGACATGGCGTGAAGGGGTCTGAAAAACCTGCTTTTGTGCATACCGATGGAACTGTAAGGGATTTAAGTGGGATTGTTGACGATATTACTAGTGAATTATTTGTAAATGGCGAATTGGATAAACTATTAGAGGTTGACCCCCTAGAACTTCCAGTTGTGGATTTGGATCGGATAGGGGTTCCTTGGGTTGGTGCAGGGAAATTTATTGCGATTGGTCTAAATTATGCAGACCATGCTGCGGAAGCAAATATGCCAATTCCGCCTGAGCCAATAGTATTTAGCAAAATGCTCAGCTGTATGAGTGGCTGTAATGATCCTGTTGTATTACCTAAAGGTTCTACCAAGTCAGATTGGGAGGTCGAGCTTGGTGTTGTAATTGGAAAAAGAGCTAGATATGTCACCGAGCAAGATGCACTTTCATATGTGGCTGGCTATTGCATCGTTAATGATCTTTCAGAGCGGGAGTACCAACTTGAGCGTGGGGGTACTTGGGATAAAGGCAAGGGGTGCGATACCTTCGGACCTATTGGCCCTTGGCTTGTAACAAAAGATGAGATTACAGACCCCCAAAATCTGCATATGTGGCTAGATATTAATGGTAATAGAGAGCAGGTCGGTAATACAAAAACTATGATCTTCAGTGTAGCTCATTTAATAAGTTACTTAAGTAAATTTATGACCTTAGAGCCTGGTGATCTAATAACTACTGGTACACCCCCTGGTGTTGGAATGGGTAAGAAACCTTTTCCTAGATTTCTTAAACCAGGTGATGTCATAACCTTAGGTATTGAAAGACTTGGAGAGCAGCGTCAGGTAGTTTATGAATGGGATGAAAAATTAATTGATATTTAAACGGTAATTTAAAGCTGTTCATTTACTACAATTTTTTATGGTTTTTTCAGAGGAGAGTGTATTACTATGCGCAAATCAATCAAATATTTCTCAGCATCTGCTGTTCTTTCTATTTTGACTCCACAGCTGTTTGCTGCATCTGCAGGTGAGGTGATCGTGAAGCTTGGCCAAGCTTCACCATTGTCTGGTTCTATTGCGCACACTGGTAAAGATATCGAGTCAGGTGCCAAACTGGCTGTTGAAGATTTAAATGCAAGTGGTTTGGTTATTGCCGGAAAGAAAGTTAAGTTTGAACTTATATCCGAAGATGATCAGGCTGATCCAAAGATTGCAACGCAAGTTGCCCAGCGTCTAGTTGATGCAAAGGTGGCTGCTGTTATTGGGCATACTGGGTCAGGAACCTCCATTCCTGCATCACGACTATATTCCGATGCTGGTATTCCTCAAATCTCTCCATCTGCAACAAATCCTGCCTATACACAGCAAGGTTTTAAAACTACATTTCGTATGATTGCTAATGATAAGCAACTTGGTAGCGTTTTAGGGAAATATGTAGTTGAGAATTTGAAGGTTAAACGTGTTGCTATCATTGATGATAGAACCGCATATGGGCAAGGTTTGGCTGATGAATTTGAAAAGTCAGTTAAGTCTTCGAACGGTAATATTGTCAGACGAGAATATACTACAAATGCGGCGACTGATTTTACCGCTATTCTAACCTCTATAAAGGCAAACAAACCTGATTTGATCTTCTTTGGTGGACAGGATGCTCAAGCTGGTCCTATTGCCAAGCAAATGAAGTTACTTGGCATTAATGCCAAACTAATTGGTGGTGATGGAATGCAAACTCCTGAACTAATCAATCTGGCAGGTGACGCTGCCGAGGGCGTTTATGCCTCTGTAACTGGGTCGCCAAGAGAAAAAATGCCTGGGTTTTCTAAGTTTGAATCGAAATTCAAAAATCGATTTAAGACAGAAATCTTAGTATTTTCTCCATACTCTTACGATGCAGTACATGTAATTGCCGATGCAATGAAAAGAGCAAACTCGACCGATAATAAGAAGTTTTTGCCGTTCATTGGAAAAACTAATCTGAATGGAGTGACAGGAAATATTCAATTTGACTCAATTGGTGATCCTAAGCGTGGGTTTGTTACAATTTATCAGGTAAAAAATGGTAAGTGGACTGTAGTTTTTGCCAAGTCATAATTTGATTTTATTGCAAAAGAGGGCGTTGCTCTCTTTTGCTTTTTTCATTTTACTCTATCATGGTGTTAAATTGACATTTGATAACTTGGTGAATGACCTTAGTCGAACGCAACGGATTTCTTTGTTTGTAAATTCGTTCTTTATTGTTGTAGTGCTTTTGTTGGTTTTGATTAGTAATAAATTAATTGTAGTTAATATTCTACTTAACTTGTCGATTTTGATTGCTTGTTTTTTATTGATTTCTAGGTTGGCAGTTTGGATGGGGGTTGGTAGATTTGAATTTATTTCATATATTCTCTTGTCTGCGAGCATCGTAAACTTTTTTGATGGAATGTATGGTTTTGCAAGATTCGACGGTAATTTATATGTAATGGCAACTGCTTTGTCATTATTTGCGGTGATTCTGTTGTTTGGCTTTTTATACTTCGGTTATAAGTATGCATGGTGCGAGTTGGTTTTGCCAGTTTCTTTGGATGCTCAAAAAACAATAGCCCATAGTTTTGCCTCAAAGTCCTTGGCGTTTATGATGATCTCTGTTGTTGTTGTTTTGATAAAAATTTCAAATGCTACATTTGACTTAGACCCATTGCCAATGGATTGGCTCGTTTTTGCTTTTGCATCTGTTGTGCTGTTTAATAAAGGTGTATTGAATTCTATTTGTTCTTCTATTGTGTTTAATTTTTCATTTCTGATGCTAATTCATAGTGTTAAAACCTATACGCTATGATTTTTGATGGTTCCCCTCCTGTTGGCCAATGAGGTTTGCCACCACTAGATAGTGGTGGTTTTTTTTGTTCAAATGTTTATTACGTATAGAATAAATACGCGCTATGTCGAGCTTTTCGCGACGGAGCGGGAGTGAGGTAGCCTCGGGAGAGTTCTCTCGCCTTATCGATGCTTGAACATGTATGAGATGTTCTTCGACATCTCTAAAAGGCGGCTGCTTTCTTTCAGTGTTTGACCGACAATGGCTTCTACTACCGCCGGATCCGCGCCAGCGTTGATCACTTCACGTGCTGTTTTGTCGGCGGAGTGTTTAGCGCGTTCTGCCAGTGCTCGGATTTCCTTGGTCACGAATGCCGGGGCCAACTCAGTCGCAGCGCAGAACTCGGCCCATTCCGCGGCATCAAGATTTTCGGCATTAAATGCATCGCCAATTGCCATGGCGTATGAGTGCTCCAGTTTCGGGTAGATCACGGTGCTAACAAGATCGTAGGCTGGCGCCAGCATTAGCCAGCGCTCCCCTGTGAAGAAGGTGAGGTTCTTGGCGTGTGCGTCGGTATTCCCGATGATGATCTGGAAGATTGCCCAGCGCAGTAATGCGGCTTTTTCGGCGGCAGGAAACTTGGCAGCACTAAGTGCTGCGAACAATCCAGCGAAGGTACTACCATCGCGAATGTTGGCCACGTCACGGCTGTCGCCGTACGGACGTTCGTATTTGAACGCCGGCGGCAGGTTGAGTAGCTGGCAGCCGTCAATGACTGGTAGACGGCGCACTTCATCTTTCAGGCGCAGGCGGTCAAAGCGTCGAATGGCCAATACTGGTTCTGGCACATGGTGCAAGGATACTTCTGCGACCGGCAGCCCTACGCTGGCGGCCAACTTCATGCAAAAGAACTCATTCGAGGTGAGTCCGGCCATTGCTTCGTGCATAGGTTCCGGCTTGATGATGTGGGTCGATGCGAGTTTGGGCCCATCTACGAGAGACCACATTCCGTCATCGCTGTCAAAAACGGCGATTTTGTCCTGGTAGCCGGCAATGGATAACCGTACGCGCTGATCCCACACCGAGAACGGTATGCTAGCTCTGTCTCGGATGCGTTGTGAGAGCTCTTCGTGCGGCAGCTGCCGCATAATGTTTTGTTCAGCCTGAGGTGTAAGCAGATCAATACCGATGCGCAGTGCGCCGGCAGTCTCCATGCCCATACCGGCCAGCAAACCCAGCAGACTGGATTTTGAAACGTTGCATACGGCAGCAGCTTCGTCGAGTGCCCTCCCCTCTGGTAGCAGATTGTCGAAGAAGGCCTTGACGGTTGCGCTGTGCAGAAGCGAGGGCTGCACTTGTTCGAACCCTAGATGGGGCGATAGTGGAGAGCGGCCTGGTGTGTTGATCCAATCTGGCGAATACCTGAATGAATATAGATGGGTTGCATCATCATAGTGCAGGTGACCTACCTCATGAGTACCGATAAAGACTTCAAGTTTCATCCGAGGTCACCATCAGTGTGCTGAGTTGCTGTTTGAGTTTGTCGCGTTGGTGGTTGGGGACAACAAAGAGGGCGACCCCCATATGTTTAGCCACTTCCAGGATGCTGCCGATGGCGGTTCCATCTTTGCCTTGCTCAATACCCATATAAGTTTGCTTCGACATGCCGCAGAACAAAGCCGCTTGCTCCTGCGTCAGACCGGATTGCGTACGTGCGGCCTTAATCGCCTGCCCAAGATGGGATGGCGTCAGTATCTCTAGATCTGAGGGAAAGGGTATCTTGACGACGCGTTTCATCGAAACCACCTATAAGTCTATTATCTTAGGAATATAGATTGAAAGATCTATGCCGTCAAGTAAAGGTACATAATAGTACACTTTTAGGTTGGATATGTTGCTGCCTTATAAAAAAGAATGAAATATTAGGATTTAACGTCGTCAATTGCCGCAAAATACGACAATGAGCAGGTGACCTGCCCTGACAATAGTTGACATAACATCATCTAAATAGTGATCTATAATGTCCGAGCAGTGTTACCCCTGAAATTGAGTGACTCGCCGGTTACAAAGTCTGATCCTTCAAATCCCGCCTACCTTTTTAAAAAAAGCTTCAAGCCTAGGAAGCGGTTTATCGATCTTTACAGGCGGGATTCCAGCACGCCGAAATGGTGTTTGTAAATCGGCATGCAAAACTTTCCAGGTTCCCGGGGTAATCGGCATCCAATAGTTTCCACCCCGGGCTGTGCAACCATCCGGCTTTTTGCCGGAGAAACCTGGGGTGTTAACCATGGACCTTATCGCCGAAATCCGGCGTCGCCATCTCATTAGCGGCGAGAGCAATTCTTCCATTGCCACTAGCCTGAAGCTTTCCCGTCCCACCGTGCGTAAGCATCTGCGCACCACTGCAGCACCTTCCTATCACCGGCAGTATCAGCCATCTCCCAAACTGACCGCTCCATTCCAGAAGCTACTCACCACTTGGCTCTCGGTCGAACAGACCTTGCCCAAATCTCAGCGTCGAACGGCACAACGATTATTCGAGGGCTTGCAGATCGAAGGATATTTGGGCAGTTATGACTGTGTACGTCGTTTTGTGAAACGCTGGAAAGGAAACAATACACGTCCGTCAGTGACGCAGGCCTTTGTTCCGCTTCGCTTTGCACCGGGCGAGGTCTGCCAGTTTGACTGGAGTCAGGAGCAGGTCGACATCAATGGCACCTTACAGAAAGTCAAGGTAGCGCACTTCCGACTGGTTTATAGCCGACAGATGTTTGTGGTGGCCTATCCGCGCGAAACCTAGGAGATGCTGTTTGATGCGCATAACCGGGCATTTGCCTTCTTTGGCGGCGTACCGAAACAGATGGTCTACGACAACCTCAAGGCCGTTGTGCAAACCATCTTGATTGGCAAGGAGCGCCAGTTCAATCCCCGTTTTATGGCGCTAGCCAACCATTATTTGTTCGAGCCAGTGGCCTGTACGCCAGCATCAGGATGGGAGAAGGGGCAAGTAGAGAATCAGGTGGGCAACATCCGGGAATGGCTCTTTACGCCCAGACCTCGCTTTGCCTGCCTGACCGATCTCAATGATTGGCTGGCACTGCGTTGCCGGGAGCTAGCGAGTCGGCGCCACCCTACGGAAGAGCGGCCGATTGCTGAAGTCTTTGCGGAAGAGCGAAGCGCATTACGCGCTGTTGTTGCACCCTTTGATGGCTATCTTGAGGAGATGCTACGGGTGTCCAGTACCTGTCTGGTTCGCGTTGATTACAACCGCTACAGCGTACCCGCCGAGTTTGCGGGGAAAGCCGTATCTGTGCGCTTGGCGGCGTACCGACTGAGGATTGTGCACGACATGCAGATCATCGCCGAACATCCTCGGCAATTTGGCAGGAACCATCTGATATGCGCCCCCTGGCACTATCTGCCGGTTCTGGCCAAGAAGCCAGGCGCGTTGCGCCATGGCGTGCCGTTTATAGAATGGGATTTACCCATCCCGATTCGTCATGTCAGAGACCGCTTGCTCAAGCAGCCCAAAGGCGATCGTGCCTTTTTCGAACTGCTTCAACTAGCACGGGAGGCAGGTATGGAGCCACTGCAAGTTGCGTGCGAACTCAG from the Leeia speluncae genome contains:
- a CDS encoding SDR family oxidoreductase, which produces MKKRLSGKRALVTAAGQGIGRAVVEAFLDEGAIVVATDLDIQSLQSLESNRNLHIKQLDVTNHSDISNVVTEFEFFDILFNCAGMVHVGNILDSTENELDVAFNINVKSQYRLLKSVLPGMLEKGCGSIINVASIVSSVKSAPNRFVYTCTKAAVVGLTKAVAADFVSKGIRCNAICPGTIATPSLDERIKDQATLLGVSELDVQKSFMDRQPMKRLGTPQEVAALSVYLASDESSFTTGTVQIIDGGWSN
- a CDS encoding pyridoxal phosphate-dependent aminotransferase; its protein translation is MTIINQRVRSIRQSATDVVSQLAKQLVAEGHPVINLSIGEPEPDTPEHVKQAAIAAIQAGETKYTAVAGTAELRRAVVAKFARENDLEFSIEQVTVGCGGKPLIFYALQATLEQDDEVIIPAPYWVSYPDMVNLAGGRAVVVPTTSHNGYKLSPEALEASITPRTRWLILNSPNNPTGATYSTQELRALGDVLERHPHVWVLSDELYEHLAFDGKCATSIVTVVPSLRERTLILNGVSKAYAMTGWRVGYVAGPTELINAINALQSQTITHTSSISQAAAIAALNGPRDFVDQHRDSLQKRRDALVTGLKEVEGLSFITPEGAFYAFVAIDGLIGKTAPDGTQIQSDADFAAYLLKQVNVAVIPGEAFGCSPCFRICFAAPPEVISEATQRIKVACQQLQS
- a CDS encoding Lrp/AsnC family transcriptional regulator → MSYKTVGDLDRIDLQILETLQANGRLTMAELAEKVSLSQSPCWRRVQQLEQAGFIEGYHARLSRKLLGLGVHGFVNLRMKDHSPATAAAFERQIVALAGAISCQNLSGGYDYQIELVAADHEAFAKLVREIRSVAGVSEVYTSFTLHEIKSGGALPIG
- a CDS encoding aldehyde dehydrogenase family protein; the protein is MSLHKNYIAGEWVGSDGNPNINPSNTNEVVGLYASASVVDTQGAIAAAKAAFPAWSRSGILTRQAILKKAADEIFARREELGALLSREEGKTLAEGIGETIRASQIFEFFAGECLRLKGESVPSVRPNIGVDMTREAVGVVGIITPWNFPIAIPAWKIAPALAYGNTVVFKPADLVPGCSWAIVDILVRAGLPHGVLNLVMGKGSVVGQTMLDSPDINAITFTGSTNTGKRVAMSSIEHNRKYQLEMGGKNPFVVLDDAELDVAVEAAVNSAFFSTGQRCTASSRMIVTEGIHDRFVEAVVTRLNDLVIDDALKAGTHIGPVVDASQLKQDLDYIALGQSEGAKLAFGGRVLSRENPGFYLQPALFTEATNQMRISREEIFGPVASIIRVKDYEEALQVANDTPFGLSSGIATTSLKYATHFKRNAEAGMVMVNLPTAGVDFHVPFGGRKGSSYGSREQGSYAVEFFTTVKTSYTLS
- a CDS encoding fumarylacetoacetate hydrolase family protein — encoded protein: MQTYTTGLFVGRAWSLTEKGPILITIKDGMVFDITHPSIPTTRDLLELDDPAAWIAQANGKCLGKLSELLTNKLEGVRLLAPCDLQAVKACGVTFARSMVERVIEERAGGDPAISESIRSRIATLIGDSLRNIKAGSEEAMRVKAALIEEGIWSQYLEVGIGPDAEVFTKAQAMSAVGHLSNVGLHPISTWNNPEPEVVLAVNSQGQIKGAALGNDVNLRDIEGRSALLLGKAKDNNASCAIGPFIRLFDSTFNLDDVRNAEIDLLVEGGDGFVLKGQSSMSQISRDPVDLVAQTIGKHHQYPDGLMLFMGTLFAPIEDRDVVGQGFTHKMGDVVTISSPKLGSLQNIVRLSTECDPWIFGVSHLMRNLAARGLLKNEELA
- the araD1 gene encoding AraD1 family protein, with protein sequence MRLIQFKDNEGYHRIAAALDGETSHKIVNGYESVRLLALTAHRKNIPLMELVASSLSDECVDVGDLISKDRLLIPLDHPEPSRCLVSGTGLTHLGSAKARNNMHAKLENDEQMTDSMRMFKMGLEGGRPHPDSIGVQPEWFYKGDASCLVLPGKALEQPCYADDGGEEVEIAGMYVIADDGTPLRIGFTLGNEFSDHVMEKQNYLYLAHSKLRQCAIGPELRIGMLPQDVRGTGRIIRDGKVLWSENFLTGEENMSHSIANLEHHHFKYSAHKRPGDIHVHFFGAAVLSASQGIKTHDGDVFEIECDVFGHPLRNKLSIDTSESMKNELVVVVPL